The Chryseolinea soli genome contains a region encoding:
- the folE gene encoding GTP cyclohydrolase I FolE, which translates to MRQKGISLNIRPLKPEDDDFEDEHPYSSIETPLRADAFELDDDVKIERIEKHFTEIMNILGLDLNDDSLKGTPRRVAKMYVKEVFSGLNPKNRPNARLFENKYNYDQMLVEKDITFYSHCEHHFVPIYGKAHVAYFSNGKVIGLSKINRIVQYFAKRPQVQERLTVQIGKEIERVLHTENVGVVIDANHMCVASRGVGDTNSKTGTAYFSGKFKDENIKREFLNYINSK; encoded by the coding sequence ATGAGACAGAAAGGAATTTCGTTGAATATCCGGCCGCTTAAACCGGAGGACGACGACTTTGAAGATGAACATCCCTACTCTTCCATCGAGACGCCGTTGCGCGCCGATGCTTTCGAGCTGGATGACGATGTGAAGATCGAGCGGATCGAAAAGCATTTCACCGAGATCATGAACATCCTGGGTCTGGACCTGAACGACGACAGTTTGAAGGGAACCCCCCGGCGTGTGGCCAAGATGTATGTGAAGGAAGTTTTCAGTGGCCTCAATCCCAAGAACCGTCCGAACGCTCGTCTGTTCGAGAACAAATACAACTACGACCAAATGCTGGTGGAGAAGGACATCACCTTCTACTCCCATTGTGAGCACCATTTTGTGCCCATCTATGGCAAAGCACACGTCGCCTATTTCAGCAATGGCAAAGTGATCGGCCTCTCCAAGATCAACCGCATCGTGCAGTATTTCGCCAAGCGACCGCAGGTGCAGGAGCGCCTTACGGTGCAGATTGGCAAGGAGATAGAGCGCGTTTTGCACACCGAAAACGTGGGCGTGGTCATCGATGCCAATCACATGTGCGTGGCTTCACGGGGCGTGGGCGACACCAACAGCAAGACGGGAACCGCGTATTTCTCCGGAAAATTCAAGGACGAGAACATCAAACGCGAATTTTTAAATTATATCAACAGCAAATAG
- a CDS encoding aconitate hydratase: protein MAFDLDMIKALYAKMPASIAKARKVVNRPLTLSEKILYSHLHTDQKLENFGRGKSYVDFAPDRVAMQDATAQMALLQFMSAGKPKVAVPSTVHCDHLIVAKTGAAEDLTVANTESKEVFDFLSSVSNKYGIGFWRPGAGIIHQVVLENYAFPGGMMIGTDSHTVNAGGLGMVAIGVGGADAVDVMAGMAWELKFPKLIGVKLTGKLSGWTAAKDVILKVAGILTVKGGTGAIVEYFGEGATSMSCTGKGTICNMGAEIGATTSTFGYDASMERYLNATGRAEVAKLANKIKEHLTGDPEVYANPEKYFDQVVEINLTELEPHLNGPFTPDLATPISKMKEEASKNGWPTRVEVGLIGSCTNSSYEDISRAASLARQVADKGLKTKSEFTITPGSEVVRYTIDRDGFIDTFEQIGAKVFANACGPCIGMWNRVGADKKEKNTIVHSFNRNFQSRNDGNPNTYAFVGSPELVTAIAIAGDLTFNPETDFLTNESGQKVKLDPPTGDELPKRGFDAEDPGYIAPAKDGSKVQVKVSPTSDRLQLLAPFKAWEGTDLRGLRLLIKAKGKCTTDHISMAGKWLKYRGHLDNISNNLLIGATNFFNEKINSVKNNLTSQFDEVPKVQRAYKAQGIGSIVVGDENYGEGSSREHAAMEPRHLGVRAILVKSFARIHETNLKKQGMLALTFANKEDYNKIQEDDVIDITGLTTFAPETPLTIVLHHSNGTEESISVNHTYNKGQIEWFKAGSALNMMGKGASKAAPKKAAAKTAAKPAAKKAAPKKAAKKVAPKAAKKAAPKKAAKKVVAKKAAPKKAAKKVVAKKAAPKKTVKKTAKKVVAKKAAKKVAKKKK from the coding sequence ATGGCATTCGATTTAGACATGATCAAAGCCTTGTATGCGAAAATGCCCGCCAGCATCGCCAAGGCTCGAAAAGTTGTTAACCGACCTCTCACCCTCTCCGAAAAAATCCTCTACTCCCACCTCCACACTGACCAAAAACTGGAAAACTTTGGACGGGGTAAATCGTATGTTGACTTCGCTCCCGACCGCGTAGCCATGCAGGATGCAACCGCGCAGATGGCGTTGTTACAATTCATGTCGGCCGGAAAGCCCAAGGTGGCTGTACCTTCAACCGTACATTGCGACCACCTGATCGTGGCCAAAACCGGTGCAGCCGAAGACCTCACTGTAGCCAACACCGAAAGCAAGGAAGTATTTGACTTCCTGTCTTCCGTGTCCAATAAATACGGCATCGGTTTCTGGAGACCGGGTGCCGGCATCATCCACCAGGTGGTGTTGGAAAACTATGCCTTCCCCGGAGGTATGATGATCGGAACCGACTCGCACACCGTGAACGCCGGCGGCCTTGGGATGGTCGCTATCGGGGTGGGCGGTGCCGACGCCGTAGACGTGATGGCCGGCATGGCCTGGGAGTTGAAGTTCCCCAAGCTGATCGGTGTGAAGCTGACCGGCAAACTCAGCGGCTGGACCGCCGCGAAAGACGTGATCCTGAAAGTGGCCGGTATCCTTACCGTGAAAGGTGGAACAGGTGCCATCGTAGAATACTTTGGCGAAGGCGCAACGTCGATGAGCTGTACCGGCAAAGGAACCATCTGTAACATGGGTGCCGAGATCGGTGCCACCACTTCTACGTTTGGCTACGACGCTTCCATGGAGCGCTACCTCAATGCCACCGGCCGTGCCGAAGTGGCGAAGCTTGCCAACAAAATAAAAGAACACCTCACGGGCGATCCGGAAGTCTACGCCAACCCTGAGAAATATTTCGACCAGGTCGTAGAGATCAACCTCACGGAACTGGAGCCTCACCTGAACGGCCCCTTCACTCCCGACCTGGCAACCCCCATTTCGAAGATGAAAGAGGAAGCCTCCAAGAATGGATGGCCCACACGTGTAGAAGTCGGATTGATCGGCTCTTGCACCAACTCCTCTTATGAAGATATCTCCCGCGCCGCCAGCCTGGCCCGCCAGGTAGCCGACAAAGGATTGAAGACCAAATCGGAATTCACCATCACGCCCGGCTCGGAAGTGGTGCGCTACACCATCGACCGCGACGGGTTTATCGACACCTTCGAGCAGATCGGTGCGAAAGTTTTTGCCAATGCCTGCGGACCTTGCATCGGTATGTGGAACCGCGTGGGTGCCGACAAGAAAGAGAAGAACACCATCGTTCACTCGTTCAACCGCAACTTCCAGTCGCGCAACGACGGCAACCCTAACACGTACGCGTTCGTAGGTTCACCCGAACTGGTAACGGCCATTGCCATTGCCGGCGACCTGACCTTCAACCCGGAGACCGATTTCCTCACCAACGAAAGTGGCCAGAAAGTAAAGCTCGACCCCCCTACCGGCGACGAATTGCCGAAGCGTGGTTTCGATGCCGAAGATCCCGGCTACATTGCTCCGGCAAAAGACGGCAGCAAGGTGCAGGTGAAAGTAAGCCCCACCTCTGACCGCCTCCAGTTGCTGGCACCTTTCAAAGCTTGGGAAGGTACCGACCTCCGCGGCCTGCGCCTGCTCATCAAGGCAAAAGGAAAATGTACGACCGACCACATCTCGATGGCCGGCAAGTGGCTGAAATACCGCGGTCACCTCGACAACATCTCCAACAACCTGCTCATCGGCGCCACGAACTTCTTTAACGAGAAGATCAACAGCGTGAAAAATAACCTGACCAGCCAGTTTGACGAAGTACCCAAAGTACAACGCGCATACAAAGCCCAAGGCATCGGCTCGATCGTGGTAGGCGATGAAAACTACGGTGAAGGCTCCAGCCGCGAGCACGCGGCGATGGAACCCCGTCACCTCGGCGTTCGCGCGATCCTGGTGAAGTCATTCGCCCGCATTCACGAGACCAACCTGAAGAAGCAGGGCATGCTGGCCCTTACGTTTGCCAACAAGGAAGACTACAACAAGATCCAGGAAGACGACGTGATCGACATCACCGGCCTGACCACCTTCGCTCCGGAGACCCCTTTGACAATCGTTCTGCACCACAGCAACGGCACGGAGGAATCCATTTCCGTGAACCATACCTACAATAAGGGACAGATCGAATGGTTCAAAGCCGGCTCCGCCCTCAACATGATGGGTAAAGGCGCCAGCAAGGCTGCACCTAAAAAAGCAGCGGCGAAAACTGCAGCCAAGCCGGCTGCGAAAAAAGCTGCGCCTAAAAAGGCAGCTAAGAAAGTCGCTCCGAAAGCCGCCAAAAAAGCAGCGCCTAAAAAAGCGGCGAAGAAAGTAGTGGCGAAGAAAGCGGCTCCAAAAAAAGCGGCGAAAAAGGTGGTCGCTAAAAAGGCGGCGCCGAAAAAGACCGTTAAAAAAACCGCTAAAAAGGTAGTGGCGAAAAAAGCCGCGAAGAAGGTGGCGAAGAAAAAGAAGTAG
- a CDS encoding MarR family winged helix-turn-helix transcriptional regulator — MSLEKDIMLADVRSEHQRALINILYTYYYLVDRMNSLFKKNEVTRQQYNVLRILKKHNPHHISVNVIKRSMFDKMSDVSRIVERLRIKGLVQRQSGLKDKRSVDVSITEKGLELLSIMDPQVDTLGQLLGNLTEPETLVLNTLLDKIRTLEETTHISGATRGHHSDEKIITLAALKL; from the coding sequence ATGTCCCTTGAGAAGGATATCATGCTTGCTGACGTTCGCAGCGAACATCAGCGTGCGCTTATTAACATCCTGTACACCTACTATTACCTCGTCGACAGGATGAACAGTCTCTTCAAGAAAAACGAGGTCACCCGGCAACAATACAACGTGTTGCGAATCCTCAAAAAACACAACCCCCATCACATCTCCGTCAACGTCATCAAACGCTCTATGTTCGACAAGATGTCGGATGTTTCCCGGATCGTGGAGCGCCTGCGTATCAAAGGGTTAGTCCAACGCCAGAGCGGGCTGAAGGACAAGCGTTCCGTCGATGTGAGCATCACCGAAAAAGGCCTGGAATTACTGAGCATCATGGACCCGCAGGTCGACACCCTGGGGCAGCTTTTGGGAAATCTTACCGAACCCGAAACCCTCGTGCTCAATACGCTGTTGGATAAAATAAGAACATTGGAAGAGACCACTCATATAAGTGGTGCAACGCGCGGTCATCATTCCGATGAAAAAATTATTACTTTAGCAGCGCTAAAATTATAA
- a CDS encoding gliding motility-associated C-terminal domain-containing protein: protein MSPKYRLLLAVLLTLLAFYSQIVRAQTKKFEQAYSVKNASNCNCSLFVTQLITNSSACDKKDGAISISTTGGSGDFLYQWKNQSGIVVASTKDLTGVLPGSYFLEVTDIQSPYCGTYIYGFTVNSNLILNAAHTDVTNCAVANGSITPTVTGGSGTYTYRWKMTDGTEVTTKNLTGLKAGSYLLVATDAKLGCSVSASVYVRTNNPLTVNQNSLTSNTSCATPNGGVDVRVAGGSGQYQFYWYDLASYGVVSDKEDLTGMKGADYSVFVSDKVSGCSGYQYYTVPEQTVHPQFSLKDITANTQCSSPFNGAVTLEITGSSGPFEVTWQKNDETVSTLQNPTNLNSGVYSFIITDSQTKCQTIVPDTDPNALTITDESIPHIKVNLDVVQDNTQCIKFDGALSVSVDDPKVPYTISWTGPNNFTSSKASLTGLAAGNYFLTVEASCNKPPVIAQPSPTLETNQITLDLLALTTDPDNNLDPTTFAIVDQPLSKARAVINSDHTLDIDYNGITFKGTDQVNVKACDVLSACTERILSWTVDVKVEAPVTKTGEVIVHNAVAPNSPGDNHYMRIMNLPVDNKVSIFNRWGDLVFGTQNYNDETPGKRFEGFSSDGKSLPSGTYFYKIEFADGRSALTGYLALKQ, encoded by the coding sequence TTGAGCCCTAAATATCGCTTACTTTTGGCGGTCTTGCTCACCCTGCTTGCCTTTTATAGCCAGATAGTGCGTGCCCAGACCAAAAAATTCGAACAGGCGTATTCGGTGAAGAACGCCTCGAATTGCAACTGCTCTCTCTTCGTAACGCAATTAATCACAAATTCATCCGCTTGTGATAAAAAAGATGGTGCAATTTCTATTAGCACCACCGGCGGTTCGGGTGATTTCCTCTATCAATGGAAGAACCAATCGGGCATTGTCGTGGCGTCTACGAAAGATCTGACCGGGGTATTGCCCGGCAGTTATTTCCTGGAAGTCACCGACATTCAAAGCCCCTACTGCGGTACCTACATCTATGGGTTCACCGTCAACTCCAACCTGATCCTCAACGCCGCGCACACAGACGTGACCAATTGTGCTGTGGCTAACGGCTCGATCACCCCCACGGTTACCGGAGGCTCCGGGACCTATACCTATCGCTGGAAAATGACCGACGGAACCGAGGTCACCACCAAGAACCTGACAGGCCTGAAGGCCGGATCGTATTTGCTGGTCGCCACCGACGCTAAGCTGGGATGCTCAGTGTCTGCTTCCGTCTATGTCAGGACCAATAATCCCCTGACGGTCAATCAAAATTCGCTTACCTCCAACACCTCTTGTGCCACGCCAAACGGCGGGGTGGACGTGCGTGTTGCGGGTGGATCGGGTCAATATCAATTCTACTGGTATGACCTCGCAAGCTATGGCGTGGTCTCCGACAAGGAGGATCTGACCGGCATGAAAGGAGCCGACTATAGTGTGTTTGTGAGCGATAAGGTCTCGGGTTGTTCCGGCTACCAGTACTACACCGTACCCGAGCAGACCGTGCATCCTCAATTTTCCCTGAAAGATATCACCGCTAACACGCAATGCAGCAGCCCCTTCAATGGGGCGGTCACGCTGGAAATTACGGGCTCTTCCGGACCGTTTGAAGTGACCTGGCAGAAAAATGACGAGACCGTTAGCACGCTACAAAACCCCACCAACCTGAACAGTGGGGTTTATAGTTTCATCATCACCGATAGCCAAACCAAATGCCAGACCATCGTGCCCGACACCGACCCTAATGCGCTTACCATTACCGATGAGTCGATTCCCCATATCAAAGTAAACCTTGATGTGGTCCAGGATAATACACAATGCATCAAGTTTGACGGTGCGCTTAGCGTTTCCGTTGACGATCCGAAAGTGCCTTACACGATCTCGTGGACAGGCCCCAACAACTTTACTTCCAGCAAAGCTTCTCTTACCGGGCTCGCGGCGGGCAATTATTTTCTGACCGTGGAGGCTTCCTGCAACAAACCTCCGGTCATTGCTCAACCCAGTCCAACGCTGGAGACCAACCAGATCACCCTCGACCTGCTGGCGCTCACCACCGACCCCGACAACAACCTGGATCCCACCACCTTTGCGATCGTGGACCAACCGCTGAGCAAAGCCCGCGCGGTAATCAACTCGGACCATACACTGGATATTGATTACAACGGCATTACCTTCAAGGGCACCGACCAGGTAAACGTGAAGGCCTGCGACGTGCTCTCGGCCTGCACGGAAAGGATCTTATCCTGGACCGTAGACGTGAAGGTGGAAGCCCCCGTCACCAAAACCGGCGAGGTCATCGTGCATAACGCGGTGGCTCCCAACAGTCCCGGCGACAATCATTACATGCGGATCATGAACCTGCCGGTCGATAACAAAGTGAGCATCTTCAATCGCTGGGGCGACCTGGTGTTTGGCACCCAAAACTACAACGACGAGACTCCCGGCAAGCGCTTCGAAGGTTTTAGCAGCGACGGCAAGAGTCTCCCTTCCGGCACCTATTTCTATAAGATCGAATTTGCAGACGGACGCTCGGCGCTGACCGGCTATCTCGCTTTAAAGCAATAA
- a CDS encoding type IX secretion system membrane protein PorP/SprF, with protein sequence MKHFLPGLLLFVALLPAQAQEDPLYAQYLNNPLVINPAYSGLNRSFNAAVTYRRQWGGFDGAPATGSLTAHTALADNKMGVGMVFVRDKSGNTNNTETLATYAYRITGHGRTLSFGLQGGFINYKIMNSELNPYDPTDPAFAANQSIIRPSVGAGLIFSSERFFLGLSAPRLLKADDTSGDVTSRLYSQHYYFMGAYVFHLTERVRFKPSVLFKGVKGAPFSTDYNAAVNLDERYTAALFTRNFNTYGFLAQIRLGDLYRLGYAFEVPTNSSVGTRFTTHEFSFGVNLAFLKSHETTITNF encoded by the coding sequence ATGAAACACTTTCTACCCGGCCTCCTGCTTTTCGTCGCATTGCTCCCGGCCCAGGCACAAGAAGATCCCTTGTATGCGCAATACCTCAACAACCCCCTGGTGATCAACCCGGCCTATTCCGGTTTGAATCGCAGCTTCAATGCGGCGGTCACCTATCGCCGGCAATGGGGTGGGTTTGACGGGGCACCGGCCACCGGAAGCTTGACCGCCCATACGGCGCTGGCCGACAACAAAATGGGGGTGGGTATGGTGTTCGTGCGAGACAAATCGGGGAACACGAATAACACGGAAACCCTGGCCACATATGCGTACCGGATCACGGGGCACGGCAGAACCTTGTCGTTCGGTTTGCAGGGCGGGTTCATCAATTACAAGATCATGAACTCGGAGCTGAACCCCTACGATCCCACAGACCCCGCCTTTGCCGCCAATCAAAGCATCATCCGCCCCAGCGTCGGGGCCGGTCTCATTTTCAGCAGCGAACGCTTTTTCCTGGGGTTGTCGGCCCCCCGCCTGTTGAAGGCGGACGACACGTCCGGCGACGTTACCTCGCGGCTCTACAGCCAGCATTACTACTTCATGGGGGCCTATGTGTTTCACCTCACGGAGCGGGTCCGGTTCAAGCCCTCCGTGCTTTTTAAGGGGGTGAAGGGAGCGCCGTTCTCTACCGACTACAACGCGGCGGTCAACCTGGACGAGCGTTATACGGCAGCCCTGTTCACCCGCAATTTCAACACGTACGGCTTTCTGGCTCAGATTAGGTTGGGCGATCTATACCGGTTGGGGTATGCTTTTGAAGTGCCCACCAATTCGTCGGTCGGCACGCGATTTACCACCCACGAGTTCAGCTTTGGGGTGAACCTGGCGTTCCTGAAATCGCACGAGACAACCATCACAAACTTCTAA
- a CDS encoding 6-pyruvoyl trahydropterin synthase family protein: MKVKVSRREHFNAAHRLHNPAWTAEKNQQVFGKCNNPNYHGHNYELVVSLIGEPHPETGYVYDLKVLSDLIKESVLKKFDHKNLNLDTEYFKDINPTAENIAVMIWRILRQKIDSNLELKITLYETERNFVEYPAA; encoded by the coding sequence ATGAAGGTTAAAGTTTCCCGAAGAGAACATTTTAACGCGGCGCACCGCTTGCACAATCCTGCCTGGACGGCCGAGAAGAATCAACAGGTATTCGGGAAATGTAACAATCCCAATTATCACGGCCACAACTACGAACTTGTTGTCAGCCTTATTGGCGAACCTCATCCCGAAACCGGGTATGTGTATGATCTGAAAGTGCTGAGCGATCTGATCAAAGAGAGCGTGCTGAAGAAATTCGATCACAAGAACCTGAACCTGGATACTGAATATTTCAAGGATATCAACCCCACCGCCGAGAACATCGCGGTGATGATCTGGAGGATATTGCGTCAAAAAATTGATTCGAATTTGGAACTGAAAATTACTTTGTATGAGACAGAAAGGAATTTCGTTGAATATCCGGCCGCTTAA